AACTGCTTATATGATAAGCACATTGTGTTATATTTTATGCATGAattgtgctttataaataaagtattattttcataatttgctTTACCTGTTTGTTGGCTCTGTGGTAGAAGCTTGCGTGGGCACCTCCTTTACCAGCATTCAGCGTCGCCACCCAGTTTGGTCCTGCGGGAGGAGAAAGTGAGTTGCTGATGCTCGATCAACCAAAACAGATCAGAGAGTGTGTCATCTAAATCAAGTCAGATGCttaacaaatcaaaacaacatcTCACGTGAGTACTGTCCAGCCAGAGTGAGaattcctccttcctctgctcttcctcgATGGTAGACCAGCTCGCCTCCTAACACCAGCCCAGAGGACACACTCTGCAGGAAGTGTGCCACAAGGATAACTGTTGCACAgtaacacagacagatacattGCAAATACCAAGTAGATTAGATTATGCAAGGTGGAACCATTTAACAGTTTAAGGGCAGATACTAAAGGACATGGCTTTAAAAAGCTAATATCAATATATTATATCAGTTGAAACAATATTAATTCCCCAACCATATCAACCAAAAATGATATGTATGTTTGTGCCTTTCTACAGGTGAAGCTATAATTATTTCACCCGTAATTTATCACCTGACTCTCTGAGGACGTCTGGGTTGGCTactgtcacagcagcagtgaagtCATTCCCTCTGTATTCTGTCTCAAACTGCCACGTGACAAATTGGGACTGCTGAGTCTAAAACACAATTGAGAGTTTGACTGTTGAGTTGTTTTAGGCAAAGAGCATTAGCTTTTTGTAAAAAGAGCACACTTTTATAGAAATAGTGACTGAATGTGGCATGGTAGATGGATATTTAGAGGAAAAAGATGGACATTAGGACCTCACCTGAAAGACTGCTCTGGCTCGCACACGCTCAGTGAGATGCACCAGAGCGTGAGCGTTCAGGCTTCCTGAAGAGTCCATCTCACCGATCAATGCTGGGGCATCCTAAAATGGGAGGAACTATCAATATGCACCCTGACAACTCAAAAATAGGCAGCATCCATGTTTTCTCCAATATAGCAGCTAAAAAACATTATTGATAAAgctgtgatgaaatatttatcatCTGATGACCAGTGCTTGACCTTGTCTTTGCTGTAATCGTCAGACTGCAGATGCTCCACATGGAATCGATAGTATGAAGGACTAACAGCGCTGAGGTGCAGAGTATGACTGGCCTGGACGCAAATATATGCAACAAGTTAAACatcaaatattacaatatttcaaGATGCATACGATTTAAACTGTAATTGTATTTACATGCAACACATGGTTTGCATGTGAAttaaaggaagaggaagagtcaCCTTAAAGAAGCTACTCAGAGTTTTATTGAGGATCATCTTAACTCCCTCAATCTGCTGAGGAAAAACGTCTGAGGGGAGAAGAACAGTATGATTAATATCACATTTGGTGCATTTACAGGCACTGTAATCTTCTGATTATTCCCCACTTCTGATagtgattgatgtttttttgaagCTACAGAAGAGCAAATATactttttacacatattttagGAACACAAGTGTATGTAAAACCTAGATGGATGTAAATATATTCTATGTTCAATTACAATGATATTCACATTGCTTTTGGAACGGCTGGCAGCCAGTGCACCATCAGGAAGATGTTGACTTCATGCATCGAGCACTCAAGTCGCGTTACTTCTTCTGTTCAGGGTACTGCCTGCTTCATCGTCAGCGCCTCTTTAACCTATGGCGTGCTTTTGAGCCAGACGTACCTTTGCAGCTCCTGTGTAGAGAGTGAAAGCTGCCTGGGTTGGGCAGGCGGCCATCTCTCCTTTCCCACCGTGGCGGAGTGTCCCAGTGAGCAGGATGTGCGTCCCAGCGAGAAGGAGGGGGGTCTGGGGAGAAAGGCCAGTTCTGATGGCCTGGACCAGAGGACAGAGCCAGGACACTGCCCATGTGGGCGCAACACTTCCTGCAcgacacaaacaacagacaaaagagAGTTTTATGACAAACAATTCCAGTAGAACGTTCATATGGATTGTAGACAGTGTCCTGACAAGAAATAACACTAACAAGTTAATGGCAACAAGGATGCgaacaatatgaaatattcaaaatcgatattttttatttggtgtATATTGTATTTGAAACTTGAATTACAGAGATTATTGCaactgtgtgcctgtgtgttgttttcatgtgcaGGTGCAGCCATCCCGTTAGCTAGCATGACCTTAGCatcggcaacaacaacaaaaaacggtcgcatgcatatgcatgtgcatgttctACTTACCTACGTCAAGAGGCGTTAAAATTCCCAGCGGAACTGAGAAGTGCACATTAGATAAGCTGTCAGATGGATATTATTCTATAATAAGACACTAATATGCGATGGCGAGTGATGCTGCCATCAACTGATGCTGTGAGCCTCTTCCAGATGTAACGCTCCGCCCCGCAAGTACGTCCCTCTGTAAACGCGAGTTCTATGTTGTGGTCTGAAAAGTGACACTCTTACTCAATACtattttaaaaattacacaGTAAACATGTTCACTCACCTAACTTTGACttacttgtgttttgttttgttctgtaatGTTGGTGTGGGGTCGTGCTCGAGAGCTCCGGTAAGCACCGCAACGTTCCCCCTCGAGTTTTGTTTCCTGTCGGACAACTGTATGTGCGACACAGCGTCCATCGGGCGGCTACAGGTGAGATGCTTATTGAGCCGCAGCGCCGCACGAAGCGGTGGAAGGTCAGCGGCGTCATTTACAGCAACATCAACAGAGCGTGTGTTATTTAGCTTCAGCCATTCTCAGACACACGGTACGGACGTTTCTCACTTCACGGACATCTGCTTAATAAGCGTTTACTACGGTGACGTTGGACCGTGAGGGAGAGCTCAGGACCGCTCAGGCAGCTATTCAACAGGACGCATTCGGTCGTGGTGCTGCCTTTTTAAttcagggagttttttttctccgcatTTCTGTGTAAACTGGACATGCCTCCTTCACGGACCATGTTGTTGGTGGGAGAGGGGAACTTCTCGTTTTCTGCGAGCATGAGCCAGATCTCCCCCGACACGGAGAGCAGCATCACGGCCActtgtctgcagcagcaggacgaggcACTGCGGCACGAAGGCGCAGCCAGCAACGTCCAGATCATCAAGGACACGGGTACATGCTTTTTGCTTCTTCATGCCCCCCCCTccacatgcatttttttcttcttcttttgattaAATCTAATGTGTTGTATTCAGGTGGAACTGTGCTTTTCGGGGTGGACTGCACCAAGCTGGGGGAGTGTGCCTCCCTGCAGGGCCGCGTGTTTGACCGTGTGGTCTTCAACTTTCCCCACCGCGGAAGAAAGAGTGGGGTGAAAAAGAACAGAGAACTTCTCAAA
The sequence above is a segment of the Scophthalmus maximus strain ysfricsl-2021 chromosome 2, ASM2237912v1, whole genome shotgun sequence genome. Coding sequences within it:
- the si:dkey-71l1.1 gene encoding mitochondrial import receptor subunit TOM40B isoform X2, whose product is MGSVLALSSGPGHQNWPFSPDPPPSRWDAHPAHWDTPPRWERRDGRLPNPGSFHSLHRSCKDVFPQQIEGVKMILNKTLSSFFKASHTLHLSAVSPSYYRFHVEHLQSDDYSKDKDAPALIGEMDSSGSLNAHALVHLTERVRARAVFQTQQSQFVTWQFETEYRGNDFTAAVTVANPDVLRESVILVAHFLQSVSSGLVLGGELVYHRGRAEEGGILTLAGQYSRPNWVATLNAGKGGAHASFYHRANKQIQVGVEFEASTRTQETTTSFGYKMELPEANMVFRGMINSRCIIGGVLEKRLTPLPATLIMGAFVNHRGDKLQVGLGVHVG
- the si:dkey-71l1.1 gene encoding mitochondrial import receptor subunit TOM40B isoform X1; its protein translation is MDAVSHIQLSDRKQNSRGNVAVLTGALEHDPTPTLQNKTKHKKCCAHMGSVLALSSGPGHQNWPFSPDPPPSRWDAHPAHWDTPPRWERRDGRLPNPGSFHSLHRSCKDVFPQQIEGVKMILNKTLSSFFKASHTLHLSAVSPSYYRFHVEHLQSDDYSKDKDAPALIGEMDSSGSLNAHALVHLTERVRARAVFQTQQSQFVTWQFETEYRGNDFTAAVTVANPDVLRESVILVAHFLQSVSSGLVLGGELVYHRGRAEEGGILTLAGQYSRPNWVATLNAGKGGAHASFYHRANKQIQVGVEFEASTRTQETTTSFGYKMELPEANMVFRGMINSRCIIGGVLEKRLTPLPATLIMGAFVNHRGDKLQVGLGVHVG